Proteins from a single region of Chaetodon trifascialis isolate fChaTrf1 chromosome 10, fChaTrf1.hap1, whole genome shotgun sequence:
- the bend7 gene encoding BEN domain-containing protein 7 isoform X2 produces the protein MEFGERKRRRKSQSFKLVTDQDSNPSYMMNSSCKYANGEPKDAAVPDVWVEEEGMEIKRQITGMMRLLSDKTGRVYQRVGPEQDSFTKETQDGHLTWVQEPAALSLVSEENDSNSWNSAGDPGPSPSSISARVPSGPGCGQYSTRSKAVRILNNSKDLIKMNEANDVVPPAVPEPPCCMCNCKGTLQAILQEMRAMRRLMQTQKASLERQEQAASPCQPRFVPGPAPRCRPRKRRPIYRVAPLAVSSSRRAALAPLKASPLIPAPAESGKREECEKEQDSSPPNSHPVSSGVSVLPPQNNSVTVNNTHKPLLSQLREPQLLESEVRLAEDYDVFISKAQLDSILVNYTRSGSLLFRKLVCAFFDDATLANSLPNGKRKRGLNDNRKGLDQNIVGAIKVFTEKYCTEHRIDKLPGPRDWVQILQDQIKLARRRLKRDAAEAEEASNGPSTSCGYNKPASVNGALVNLTG, from the exons ATGGAGTTTggggaaaggaagaggagaaggaagtcACAGAGCTTTAAACTGGTCACGGATCAAG ATTCTAACCCTTCATATATGATGAATTCCAGCTGCAAATATGCAAACGGAGAGCCGAAGGATGCTGCTGTGCCTGATG tttgggtggaggaggagggcatgGAGATCAAGAGGCAAATCACAGGAATGATGAGGCTTCTGAGTGATAAGACTGGTAGGGTATATCAGCGTGTGGGACCAGAGCAGGACAGCTTTACAAAGGAGACCCAGGATGGGCATCTGACCTGGGTACAAGAGCCTGCAGCTTTATCTCTTGTATCAGAAGAGAATGACAGCAACAGCTGGAACTCTGCAGGGGACCCAGGGCCTTCACCTTCGTCCATATCCGCCCGTGTCCCCAGTGGTCCAGGCTGTGGCCAGTACAGCACCCGCTCTAAAGCTGTGAGGATCCTCAACAATAGCAAGGATCTGatcaaaatgaatgaagctAACG ATGTCGTCCCTCCTGCTGTGCCAGAACCCCCCTGCTGTATGTGTAACTGTAAGGGCACCTTGCAGGCTATTTTGCAGGAAATGCGTGCCATGAGGAGGCTGATGCAGACTCAAAAAG CATCCTTGGAAAGACAGGAACAGGCAGCATCACCATGCCAACCTCGTTTTGTTCCAGGGCCGGCTCCTCGCTGTCGGCCCCGCAAGAGGAGACCAATCTATAGGGTGGCACCACTTGCTGTGTCTAGTAGTAGAAGAGCTGCTCTTGCCCCTCTCAAGGCATCGCCACTCATACCCGCACCTGCAGAATCTGGAAAGAGGGAAGAATGTGAGAAAGAGCAAGACTCGTCTCCACCAAACAGCCATCCCGTCTCCTCTGGGGTTTCAGTGCTGCCACCTCAGAACAATTCAGTAACtgtgaacaacacacacaagcctctCTTGAGCCAGCTAAGGGAACCTCAGTTGTTAGAG TCGGAGGTGCGTCTTGCAGAGGATTATGATGTGTTTATCTCAAAGGCTCAGCTAGACTCCATTCTGGTCAACTATACACGCTCTGGCAGCCTGCTGTTCAGGAAACTG GTGTGTGCCTTCTTTGACGATGCTACCCTGGCTAACTCCTTGCCAAATGGTAAAAGGAAGAGAGGGCTCAATGATAACCGTAAAGGCCTGGACCAGAACATTGTGGGTGCCATTAAAG tgtttacagagaaatactgcactgaacacagaataGATAAGTTGCCGGGGCCACGTGATTGGGTTCAGATCCTTCAAGATCAGATCAAACTCGccaggaggaggctgaaaagAG ATGctgcagaagcagaagaagcGTCAAATGGACCTTCCACAA gCTGTGGCTATAACAAACCTGCAAGTGTGAATGGGGCGTTGGTGAACCTGACTGGTTAA
- the LOC139337312 gene encoding zona pellucida sperm-binding protein 4-like, which produces MAMKLICGCLLALALLGCLADAQYGKHPQQPQIPQPQAPKYPPPQQPQQPQQPQQPQQPQQPQGPLPPVFHSCEVDEQYKIQCGAPGTSAAECEAINCCFDGRMCYYGKAVTLQCTKDAQFIVVVARDATLPNIDLETISFLGDDSNCSPVGTTSAFAIYQFPVTACGTVMTEEPGVIIYENRMSSAYEVAIGPFGAITRDSSFELQVQCRYIGTTVEALVIEVDLVPPPPPPVAPGPLRVELRLANGQCNVKGCVEEEVAYTSFYQDYDYPVTKVLRDPVYVEVRMLERTDPNLVLTLGRCWATSNPYPHSLPQWDLLIDGCPYRDDRYLTTLVPVGPSSGLLYPTHHSRFIFKMFTFVATGNANTGKGGAADPEVMTPLKEKVYIHCDVAVCQPSLGNNCEPRCFRKRRDVGGSTKRGLRAESTVVSSKGIVITD; this is translated from the exons ATGGCAATGAAGTTGATTTGTGGTTGTCTTCTGGCACTTGCCCTGCTTGGCTGTCTGGCAGATGCTCAGTATGGCAAACATCCTCAGCAACCCCAGATACCACAGCCCCAGGCTCCGAAATACCCACCAcctcagcagcctcagcagcctcagcagcctcagcagcctcagcagcctcagcagcctcaGGGGCCCCTGCCACCTGTTTTTCACAGTTGTGAAGTGGATGAGCAGTACAAAATACAATGTGGGGCTCCAGGCACCTCTGCCGCAGAGTGTGAGGCTATAAACTGCTGCTTTGATGGACGTATGTGCTATTATGGCAAAGCTG tgactcTTCAGTGCACCAAGGATGCCCAGTTCATCGTGGTGGTAGCCAGAGATGCCACCTTACCCAACATCGACTTGGAGACAATTAGTTTCCTTGGAGATGATTCAAACTGCAGTCCTGTTGGTACCACTTCAGCTTTTGCCATCTACCAGTTCCCTGTCACAGCCTGCGGCACTGTCATGACG GAGGAACCTGGTGTTATAATCTATGAAAACAGAATGTCCTCTGCATATGAAGTTGCTATTGGACCCTTCGGAGCAATTACCAGGGACAGCAGCTTTGA GCTGCAAGTCCAGTGTAGATATATCGGCACCACAGTTGAGGCTCTGGTCATTGAGGTTGACCTTGTTCCTCCACCACCCCCACCTGTAGCTCCTGGACCCTTGCGTGTGGAGCTCAGGCTGGCCAATGGACAGTGTAATGTCAAGGGTTGTGTGGAAG AGGAGGTGGCCTACACCTCCTTTTATCAGGATTACGACTACCCCGTCACAAAGGTGCTCAGGGATCCAGTGTATGTTGAGGTCCGGATGCTGGAGAGGACTGATCCAAATCTTGTCTTGACTCTTGGAAGATGCTGGGCAACTTCTAACCCCTACCCTCATAGTCTTCCTCAGTGGGACTTGTTAATTGATGG TTGCCCCTACCGTGATGACCGTTACTTGACCACACTGGTTCCTGTGGGTCCCTCATCAGGACTCTTGTACCCAACGCATCACAGTCGTTTTATTTTCAAGATGTTCACGTTTGTAGCTACTGGAAATGCCAATACCGGCAAGGGAGGAGCTGCAGATCCAGAGGTTATGACCCCTCTCAAGGAAAAG gtGTATATCCATTGCGATGTAGCTGTGTGCCAACCATCTCTGGGAAATAATTGTGAACCCAGGTGCTTCAGAAAGA GAAGAGACGTTGGTGGTTCTACCAAGAGAGGCCTCAGAGCTGAGTCGACTGTGGTTAGCAGTAAGGGGATTGTCATCACTGACTAA
- the bend7 gene encoding BEN domain-containing protein 7 isoform X1, giving the protein MEFGERKRRRKSQSFKLVTDQDSNPSYMMNSSCKYANGEPKDAAVPDVWVEEEGMEIKRQITGMMRLLSDKTGRVYQRVGPEQDSFTKETQDGHLTWVQEPAALSLVSEENDSNSWNSAGDPGPSPSSISARVPSGPGCGQYSTRSKAVRILNNSKDLIKMNEANADVVPPAVPEPPCCMCNCKGTLQAILQEMRAMRRLMQTQKASLERQEQAASPCQPRFVPGPAPRCRPRKRRPIYRVAPLAVSSSRRAALAPLKASPLIPAPAESGKREECEKEQDSSPPNSHPVSSGVSVLPPQNNSVTVNNTHKPLLSQLREPQLLESEVRLAEDYDVFISKAQLDSILVNYTRSGSLLFRKLVCAFFDDATLANSLPNGKRKRGLNDNRKGLDQNIVGAIKVFTEKYCTEHRIDKLPGPRDWVQILQDQIKLARRRLKRDAAEAEEASNGPSTSCGYNKPASVNGALVNLTG; this is encoded by the exons ATGGAGTTTggggaaaggaagaggagaaggaagtcACAGAGCTTTAAACTGGTCACGGATCAAG ATTCTAACCCTTCATATATGATGAATTCCAGCTGCAAATATGCAAACGGAGAGCCGAAGGATGCTGCTGTGCCTGATG tttgggtggaggaggagggcatgGAGATCAAGAGGCAAATCACAGGAATGATGAGGCTTCTGAGTGATAAGACTGGTAGGGTATATCAGCGTGTGGGACCAGAGCAGGACAGCTTTACAAAGGAGACCCAGGATGGGCATCTGACCTGGGTACAAGAGCCTGCAGCTTTATCTCTTGTATCAGAAGAGAATGACAGCAACAGCTGGAACTCTGCAGGGGACCCAGGGCCTTCACCTTCGTCCATATCCGCCCGTGTCCCCAGTGGTCCAGGCTGTGGCCAGTACAGCACCCGCTCTAAAGCTGTGAGGATCCTCAACAATAGCAAGGATCTGatcaaaatgaatgaagctAACG CAGATGTCGTCCCTCCTGCTGTGCCAGAACCCCCCTGCTGTATGTGTAACTGTAAGGGCACCTTGCAGGCTATTTTGCAGGAAATGCGTGCCATGAGGAGGCTGATGCAGACTCAAAAAG CATCCTTGGAAAGACAGGAACAGGCAGCATCACCATGCCAACCTCGTTTTGTTCCAGGGCCGGCTCCTCGCTGTCGGCCCCGCAAGAGGAGACCAATCTATAGGGTGGCACCACTTGCTGTGTCTAGTAGTAGAAGAGCTGCTCTTGCCCCTCTCAAGGCATCGCCACTCATACCCGCACCTGCAGAATCTGGAAAGAGGGAAGAATGTGAGAAAGAGCAAGACTCGTCTCCACCAAACAGCCATCCCGTCTCCTCTGGGGTTTCAGTGCTGCCACCTCAGAACAATTCAGTAACtgtgaacaacacacacaagcctctCTTGAGCCAGCTAAGGGAACCTCAGTTGTTAGAG TCGGAGGTGCGTCTTGCAGAGGATTATGATGTGTTTATCTCAAAGGCTCAGCTAGACTCCATTCTGGTCAACTATACACGCTCTGGCAGCCTGCTGTTCAGGAAACTG GTGTGTGCCTTCTTTGACGATGCTACCCTGGCTAACTCCTTGCCAAATGGTAAAAGGAAGAGAGGGCTCAATGATAACCGTAAAGGCCTGGACCAGAACATTGTGGGTGCCATTAAAG tgtttacagagaaatactgcactgaacacagaataGATAAGTTGCCGGGGCCACGTGATTGGGTTCAGATCCTTCAAGATCAGATCAAACTCGccaggaggaggctgaaaagAG ATGctgcagaagcagaagaagcGTCAAATGGACCTTCCACAA gCTGTGGCTATAACAAACCTGCAAGTGTGAATGGGGCGTTGGTGAACCTGACTGGTTAA
- the sephs1 gene encoding selenide, water dikinase 1, translated as MSVRESFNPESYELDKNFRLTRFAELKGTGCKVPQDVLQKLLETLQENHYQEDEQFLGAVMPRLGIGMDTCVIPLRHGGLSLVQTTDYIYPIVDDPYMMGRIACANVLSDLYAMGVTECDNMLMLLGVSNKMSEKERDKVMPLIIQGFKDASEEAGTSVTGGQTVLNPWVVMGGVATTVCQPNEFIMPDNAVPGDVLVLTKPLGTQVAVAVHQWLDIPEKWNKIKLVVTREDVELAYHEAMMNMARLNRTAAGLMHTFNAHAATDITGFGILGHAQTLARQQRSEVSFVIHNLPVLGKMASVSKACGNMFGLMHGTCPETSGGLLICLPREQAARFCAEIKSPKYGEGHQAWIIGIVEKGNRTARIIDKPRIIEVAPQAATQNVNPTPGATS; from the exons ATGTCCGTGAGGGAGTCCTTTAACCCTGAAAGCTATGAGCTGGACAAGAACTTCCGGCTCACACGCTTCGCTGAGCTCAAAGGCACAGGCTGCAAG GTGCCCCAAGATGTGTTACAGAAGCTACTAGAAACCCTACAGGAGAACCACTATCAAGAAGATGAACAGTTCCTGGGGGCAGTTATGCCTCGATTAG gAATAGGCATGGACACCTGTGTGATCCCCCTCAGACATGGAGGCCTTTCTCTGGTCCAGACGACAGATTACATCTACCCCATCGTGGATGACCCCTACATGATG GGGAGAATTGCTTGTGCCAATGTTCTAAGTGACCTGTACGCCATGGGAGTGACAGAGTGTGACAACATGTTGATGCTTCTGGGAGTCAGCAACAAAATGTCAGAGAAG gagagagacaaagtcaTGCCACTGATCATCCAGGGATTCAAGGATGCATCGGAGGAGGCAGGCACATCTGtaacaggaggacagacggtACTCAACCCCTGGGTGGTGATGGGAGGAGTTGCTACGACAGTCTGCCAGCCCAACGAGTTTATCAT gCCAGATAATGCAGTGCCAGGAGACGTGTTGGTGTTGACCAAGCCACTCGGAACACAAGTGGCCGTTGCAGTGCACCAGTGGTTAGATATT CCTGAGAAGTGGAACAAGATCAAGTTGGTGGTAACCCGGGAAGATGTAGAGCTGGCATACCATGAAGCCATGATGAACATGGCTCGGCTCAACAGGACAG CGGCTGGTCTCATGCACACCTTCAACGCTCACGCAGCCACCGACATCACAGGGTTCGGCATCCTCGGCCACGCTCAGACGTTGGCACGACAACAACGAAGCGAAGTGTCATTTGTCATCCACAACCTCCCGGTGCTCGGCAAGATGGCCTCTGTGTCCAAGGCCTGCGGGAACATGTTTGGACTCATGCATGGCACCTGCCCTGAAacatcag GAGGCCTGCTTATCTGTCTGCCACGGGAGCAGGCCGCCCGCTTCTGTGCCGAGATCAAATCCCCAAAATACGGCGAGGGCCACCAAGCGTGGATCATCGGGATTGTAGAGAAAGGAAACCGCACGGCTCGCATCATTGACAAACCGCGGATCATAGAGGTGGCACCACAAGCAGCCACACAGAATGTCAACCCAACCCCTGGTGCAACTTCTTAA
- the chkb gene encoding choline/ethanolamine kinase — protein MRFRPSSYVWLFRVSRQLYLSANPACRPRPTFQTGLPLFSARKHTMQSNVTSEEGLDRADKPGPGLLSNIPAVITEDTDPPAVKKLVGSTLVVNERKLRTPSPLFGANCDDDSEAESFRDGRTEDIDEDTRGRAFAWCRDFLSGSWKTIKEDDFQISIVSGGLSNLLYLCGLPDHVPSVGEEPRHVLLRVYGAILQGVDSLVLESVMFAILAERTLGPKLYGIFPEGRLEQYLPNTRMRTEQLSDSTISAEIATKMARFHEMLMPFNKEPKWLFGTIDKYMDQVMKLNFVREAHVKKYKKLMKLDLPAELESLRALLAATPSPVVFCHNDIQEGNILMLEDRDETSTDRLMLIDFEYSSYNYRGFDFGNHFCEWMYDYTYNQWPFFKARPENYPTREQQLHFIRNYLSEQRRHSVASMDQTQIEEDMIVEANRYALASHFLWGLWSIIQAKISKIEFGYMDYSQCRFDAYFKQKKLFS, from the exons ATGCGATTCAGACCATCCAGCTATGTATGGCTCTTCAGGGTAAGTCGCCAACTGTATTTGTCAGCGAATCCCGCCTGCCGTCCCAGACCCACATTTCAGACCGGTCTTCCTTTATTCTCCGCCCGGAAACACACGATGCAGTCGAATGTAACTAGCGAAGAGGGCTTggacagagcagacaaaccGGGACCTGGGCTTTTAAGCAACATCCCTGCTGTCATAACTGAAGACACGGATCCCCCGGCAGTGAAGAAACTAGTGGGAAGCACGCTTGTCGTCAACGAGAGGAAGTTAAGGACCCCGAGTCCCCTGTTTGGGGCTAACTGTGATGACGACTCAGAGGCAGAGTCTTTCCGGGATGGGAGAACGGAGGACATCGATGAGGACACAAGGGGCAGGGCGTTTGCTTGGTGCCGGGACTTTCTGTCTGGGTCGTGGAAGACCATCAAAGAGGACGATTTTCAGATCAGCATCGTCAG CGGGGGCCTGAGTAATTTGCTCTACCTGTGTGGTTTGCCTGACCATGTGCCCTCTGTTGGAGAGGAACCTCGCCATGTGCTCCTCAGGGTCTACGGTGCCATCTTACAG GGTGTGGACTCCCTGGTGTTGGAGAGCGTGATGTTTGCCATCCTGGCAGAACGAACCCTTGGGCCAAAACTTTATGGTATCTTCCCTGAGGGACGCTTAGAACAGTACCTTCCG AATACCCGCATGCGCACAGAACAGCTCTCAGACTCGACCATCTCAGCTGAGATTGCCACCAAGATGGCACGTTTCCATGAAATGCTTATGCCCTTTAACAAAGAGCCAAAGTGGCTGTTTGGGACCATTGACAA ataTATGGATCAAGTGATGAAGCTTAATTTTGTACGCGAGGCGCATGTGAAGAAGTACAAGAAGCTGATGAAGTTGGACCTACCTGCTGAGCTGGAGAGCCTCCG TGCGTTGCTGGCAGCGACTCCATCCCCAGTGGTGTTCTGCCACAATGACATCCAGgaag gcaACATTCTGATGCTGGAAGACCGGGACGAGACCTCAACAGATAGACTCATGCTGATAGACTTTGAGTACAGCAGTTACAATTACAG AGGGTTTGACTTTGGGAACCATTTCTGTGAGTGGATGTATGATTACACCTACAACCAGTGGCCCTTCTTCAAAGCCAGGCCGGAGAACTATCccaccagagagcagcag cttcatTTTATCAGAAATTATTTGTCAGAACAGAGGAGACACTCTGTTGCTTCCATGGACCAGACCCAGATCGAAGAGGACATGATCGTTGAAGCTAACAG GTATGCACTTGCGTCACACTTCCTCTGGGGGCTGTGGTCCATCATTCAAGCAAAGATATCCAAGATTGAGTTTGGATACATG GACTACTCCCAGTGTCGCTTTGATGCCTACTTCAAGCAGAAAAAGCTCTTCTCCTGA
- the cpt1b gene encoding carnitine O-palmitoyltransferase 1, muscle isoform encodes MAEAHQAVGFQFTVRPDGVDLKLSEEVIKNIYLSGVTAWKKRAIQFKNGVLAGVYPASPSSWLIVVIAMMSSLYIRIDPSLGMIDAIKENLPYRDYMSVQTRAVLSAILFATGLWLFLIYLLRYTLKALLSYHGWIFESHGKMSTSTKVWLSLVKMFSGRRPLLYSFQASLPRLPVPSVDDTIHRYLESVRPLLDSKQYNQMEILANDFKDSKAAQLQRYLILKSWWATNYVSDWWEEYIYLRGRSPIMVNSNFYIMDLLYVTPTHRQAARAGNVVHAMLQYRRKLERGEHAPLRALGTVPMCSTQMERMFNTTRIPGIDTDIVQHLTDRKHLIVYHKGRFFQLWLYTGGRHLLPSELETQFQRILSDKSEPQPGELKLAALTAGNRVPWARARIKYFSQGANKVSLDAVESAAFFLTLDDEVQGYDPAKTGSLDSYAKSLLHGKCYDRWFDKSFSLISYPNGKMGINVEHSWADAPIVGHMWEYVLATDCFHLGYTEEGHCKGDVNKGLPYPTRLQWQIPKECQDAIETSYLSAKQIADDVDFHGCLFTEFGKGLIKKCRTSPDAFIQLALQLAQFRDQGVFCLTYESSMTRMFRDGRTETVRSCTSEAVAFVRAMEDAGATNSQRLGLFRKAADKHQNMYRLAMTGSGIDRHLFCLYIVSKYFGVDSPFLKKVLSEPWKLSTSQTPQQQLNLVDINKFPKYVGAGGGFGPVADDGYGVSYIIVGENLITFHISSKFSSPDTDSYRFGQHIWKAMLDIQALFKSENDKKMREHVKHAQLENGKKHI; translated from the exons ATGGCTGAGGCGCATCAGGCAGTGGGCTTCCAGTTCACCGTGCGCCCAGATGGTGTGGACCTTAAACTGAGTGAAGAGGTCATCAAAAACATCTACCTGTCTGGAGTGACAGCATGGAAGAAGCGAGCCATTCAATTCAAG AATGGTGTATTGGCTGGTGTCTATCCTGCCAGTCCGTCCAGTTGGCTGATAGTTGTGATTGCCATGATGAGTTCCTTGTATATCCGCATTGACCCCTCTCTAGGAATGATTGATGCAATCAAGGAAAACCTACCATACAG AGACTATATGTCAGTGCAGACCCGAGCTGTGCTGAGTGCCATCCTGTTCGCCACGGGACTATGGCTGTTCCTCATCTACCTCTTGAGATACACTCTCAAAGCTCTGCTCTCCTACCATGGATGGATTTTTGAATCTCATGGAAAAATGAGCACGTCAACCAAAGTGTGGCTG agCCTGGTGAAGATGTTCTCTGGCCGCAGACCGCTGCTCTATAGTTTCCAGGCCTCCTTACCCCGGCTCCCTGTGCCAAGTGTGGATGATACAATTCACCGG TACCTCGAGTCAGTCCGTCCTCTGCTGGACAGCAAACAGTACAACCAAATGGAGATTTTAGCCAATGACTTTAAAGATTCCAAAGCAGCCCAGTTGCAAAGATACCTAATCCTAAAATCCTGGTGGGCAACAAATTAT GTAAGTGACTGGTGGGAGGAGTACATCTACCTCAGGGGCAGGAGTCCTATCATGGTGAACAGTAACTTCTATATAATG GACCTCTTGTACGTGACCCCAACACATCGACAGGCTGCACGGGCAGGGAACGTGGTCCATGCCATGCTGCAGTACAGACGCAAACTGGAACGTGGTGAACATGCACCG CTGAGGGCTTTGGGGACTGTTCCTATGTGTTCCACTCAAATGGAGAGGATGTTTAACACCACCCGCATCCCTGGGATTGACACAG ATATTGTGCAGCACCTGACGGATCGTAAGCACCTGATTGTCTACCACAAGGGCCGTTTCTTCCAGTTATGGCTGTACACTGGAGGGCGCCACCTCTTACCCAGTGAACTTGAGACACAGTTTCAAAGGATCCTCAGTGATAAATCAGAACCTCAGCCAGGAGAACTCAAATTAGCTGCTTTGACCGCAGGAAATAG AGTTCCATGGGCTCGAGCTCGGATTAAATATTTCAGCCAGGGAGCAAACAAAGTATCCCTGGATGCCGTTGAGTCAGCTGCCTTCTTCCTGACACTGGATGATGAGGTGCAGGGGTATGACCCTGCGAAGACCGGCTCACTTGACAGTTATGCCAAATCCTTGCTTCATGGAAAATGTTATGACAG gtgGTTCGATAAGTCTTTCAGTTTGATCTCCTATCCAAATGGAAAAATGGGTATAAATGTTGAACATTCTTGGGCTGATGCACCAATTGTTGGACATATGTGGGAG TATGTCCTTGCAACAGACTGCTTCCATCTCGGCTACACGGAGGAGGGCCACTGTAAAGGGGATGTGAACAAAGGCCTGCCTTATCCCACTCGACTACAGTGGCAGATTCCAAAGGAG TGCCAAGATGCCATTGAGACCTCATACCTATCAGCCAAGCAGATAGCTGATGACGTGGACTTCCATGGCTGTCTGTTCACTGAGTTTGGCAAAGGGCTGATCAAGAAGTGCAGGACCAGCCCCGATGCCTTTATTCAGCTGGCCCTGCAGCTGGCCCAATTCAGG GACCAGGGAGTGTTCTGTCTGACATATGAATCATCGATGACTCGTATGTTCAGAGATGGTCGGACAGAGACGGTACGCTCCTGCACGTCTGAGGCGGTTGCATTCGTCAGAGCCATGGAGGATGCAGGTGCAACA AATTCCCAGAGACTCGGACTATTTCGGAAGGCAGCAGATAAGCATCAAAACATGTATCGTCTGGCCATGACTGGTTCTGGTATCGACCGTCACCTCTTCTGTCTCTACATTGTGTCCAAATACTTTGGTGTTGACTCACCATTTCTTAAGAAG GTGCTTTCGGAGCCCTGGAAGTTGTCTACCAGCCAgactccacagcagcagctgaatttaGTTGACATCAACAAGTTCCCTAAATATGTTGGCGCTGGTGGTGGATTTGGCCCA GTTGCCGATGATGGTTATGGTGTGTCTTATATAATTGTTGGAGAAAACCTCATCACATTCCACATCTCCAGCAAGTTCTCCAGCCCTGACACG GACTCATACCGGTTTGGCCAGCACATATGGAAGGCCATGCTTGATATCCAGGCACTTTTCAAGTCTGAAAATGATAAGAAGATGAGGGAGCATGTGAAGCATGCACAGCTGGAAAATGGGAAAAAGCACATATAA
- the LOC139338122 gene encoding kelch repeat and BTB domain-containing protein 11 has protein sequence MVTVQTSTHAFHVDLRRLSECSEYFRALSQSRMRETSESLIHLDHVSSSIFYNLLEFSFHDKFKVPWEELDTHIQVSNYLLTEAFLLKCLSVLADKLSPANCLSYLSLAREICCVELRMTVFTYLSRNLLEMSHLIKCLNDEDRDEVVHLRIQGDRRLCSLRKENLTSWNDPETECARHIFTLQGSQDGGDWYPVTELPFMADKWCFTTVVLYNYLYVIGGYRQRAKRGWEFKMASFRYNPYAHTWVATAPLIKHRRHFSAVACEGFIYAVGGWYLDSLVTPDSSTALYTAVERYDPWDDAWRFVSSLPLTDFQFTMSLSHDVPLVTSLGHCLYVLGSIQRTGEKLLLQYNTRQDSWSELLPTLTRADADLPALYFLGATDRLLVIGGNNSENVVTSFCLQSQRWGQVHRAEKVAFAGQGTVAGDQVLMPSIEHNTVARMDLQTLSLSALPPLPISTRYEAIFYLHF, from the exons ATGGTGACAGTCCAAACCAGTACACATGCATTCCAt GTTGACCTCAGGAGACTCTCAGAGTGCAGTGAGTACTTTCGAGCCTTGTCCCAGTCCAGAATGAGAGAGACTTCAGAGAGCCTCATCCATCTGGACCACgtgtcctcctccatcttctaCAATCTCCTTGAGTTCTCCTTCCATGATAAGTTTAAAGTCCCTTGGGAAGAGTtggacacacacatccag GTCAGTAACTATCTCCTGACTGAGGCCTTCCTCTTGAAGTGCCTGTCAGTCCTGGCAGATAAACTCAGCCCAGCTAACTGTTTATCCTACCTGAGTCTTGCTCGGGAGATCTGCTGTGTGGAGCTGAGGATGACAGTGTTCACCTACCTGAGTAGAAACCTGCTGGAAATGTCTCACCTCATCAA GTGTCTGAACGATGAAGACAGGGATGAAGTTGTCCACCTGAGGATACAAGGAGACCGAAGGCTCTGCAGCCTCAGGAAAGAGAACCTGACTTCTTGGAACGACCCAGAAACAGAATGTGCACGACATATCTTCACTCTGCAAGGGTCCCAAGACGGCGGAGATTGGTATCCAGTTACAGAGCTTCCTTTCATGGCTGATAAGTGGTGTTTCACTACAGTGGTCCTGTATAACTACCTGTACGTTATAGGAGGCTACCGGCAGCGTGCGAAGAGAGGGTGGGAGTTCAAGATGGCTTCCTTTAGGTATAATCCCTATGCTCATACTTGGGTCGCCACAGCTCCTCTGATTAAG CACAGAAGGCACTTCAGTGCAGTGGCCTGTGAAGGCTTCATATACGCTGTGGGAGGCTGGTACTTGGACTCACTGGTGACTCCAGACTCCAGCACGGCTCTCTATACAGCTGTAGAACGCTATGACCCGTGGGACGACGCATGGAG GTTTGTCTCCTCACTGCCGCTCACTGACTTCCAGTTCACCATGTCCTTGTCCCATGATGTGCCCCTTGTCACTAGCCTTGGGcactgtctgtatgtgttgGGGAGCATCCAGAGGACTGGagagaaactgctgctgcagtacaATACAAGACAAG aCTCCTGGTCTGAGCTGCTTCCCACTCTTACCAGAGCAGATGCAGACCTCCCTGCTCTTTACTTCCTGGGTGCCACTGACAGACTGCTTGTGATTGGTGGGAACAACTCAGAGAATGTGGTGACATCATTCTGCTTGCAGTCCCAGAGATGGGGACAG gtGCACAGGGCTGAGAAAGTGGCATTTGCAGGACAGGGGACAGTTGCAGGTGACCAGGTCCTGATGCCAAGTATAGAGCACAACACTGTTGCAAGGATGGACCTGCAAACTCTCTCCCTCagtgctcttcctcctctacccATCTCCACCCGCTATGAAGCGATCTTTTATCTTCACTTTTAA